The Pseudarthrobacter sp. NS4 genome includes a window with the following:
- a CDS encoding dynamin family protein produces the protein MAEAEPAKPTTSVTAGHLIGLVDHGLQLVGTGERADLRKRLNQTLGRLKDPSVRVIVVGEFKQGKSKLINALVTAPVCPVDDDIATSVPTVVRYGDPASAAILVSKADGDGSDEGTVERQPIPIGDLPAYVSEQGNPGNNKKLIAAEVSLPRRILAGGLTVIDSPGVGGMGSSHTLTTLTALPTADAMLLVSDASQEYTAPELRFLSQAMRITPNVFAVLSKTDLYPDWRRVEETDRGHLANLAPDIPLFPVSSDLRLEAARLQDSELNAESGFPELITHLRTEILGKAQRLQRRSVSQDLLSVTEHLRLSLQSEVQALENPQDTPRMIARLELAKSEADDLRKRSARWQITLNDGISDLIADMEYDLRDRLRRIQREAETAIDQGDPGPIWVEFSKWLEERAAAAISDTFVLTSERAQELAAQVAEHFAAEDVTLPEMRVSDSGDVLDPVDVMPDMDDGHLNPVQKVLIGMRGSYGGVLMFGLLTSIFGMALINPLSLSAGLLLGRKAYREDQEARLKRRQNEAKALIRRQLDDVTFQVGKQLKDRLRLVQRAIRDHFTEIADEHHRSLTDSVAAAQKAATIYALERDARISNIKAELRKVDALRRAAEAVSVEVRDVDGLKSAGAQ, from the coding sequence GTGGCAGAAGCAGAACCGGCAAAACCGACAACTTCGGTGACGGCCGGGCATCTGATCGGACTGGTGGATCACGGCCTCCAACTGGTGGGCACCGGGGAGCGTGCGGATCTCCGCAAACGCCTGAACCAGACTCTGGGGAGGCTCAAGGATCCCAGCGTCCGGGTCATCGTGGTGGGTGAATTCAAGCAAGGTAAAAGCAAGCTGATCAATGCCTTGGTCACTGCACCCGTCTGCCCCGTTGACGACGACATCGCCACCTCCGTCCCCACGGTTGTCCGCTATGGGGATCCGGCCTCCGCCGCGATACTGGTCTCCAAAGCAGACGGGGACGGCAGTGACGAAGGTACTGTTGAACGCCAGCCAATCCCTATTGGCGATCTTCCCGCCTATGTTTCCGAACAGGGGAATCCGGGCAACAACAAGAAGCTCATTGCTGCAGAGGTATCCCTGCCACGCAGGATCCTGGCCGGCGGTCTCACCGTCATAGATTCACCGGGCGTGGGGGGCATGGGGTCTTCGCACACCCTGACCACGCTCACCGCGTTGCCCACAGCGGATGCAATGCTCCTGGTTTCGGACGCCTCGCAGGAGTACACGGCACCGGAACTGCGCTTCCTCAGCCAAGCCATGCGGATCACCCCCAACGTTTTTGCAGTCCTGTCCAAGACAGACCTCTACCCGGACTGGCGGCGGGTGGAAGAGACGGATCGCGGCCACTTGGCTAACCTTGCCCCCGATATTCCGCTGTTTCCCGTGTCCTCCGACCTCCGCCTTGAGGCAGCACGCCTGCAGGACAGTGAGTTGAACGCGGAATCCGGCTTCCCCGAGCTGATTACCCACCTTCGCACCGAAATCTTGGGGAAGGCGCAGCGCCTTCAACGCCGGTCCGTCAGCCAGGACCTGCTCTCGGTCACTGAACATCTTCGCCTGTCCCTGCAATCCGAGGTCCAGGCACTCGAAAATCCCCAGGACACCCCTCGGATGATTGCGCGACTGGAGTTGGCGAAGTCTGAGGCTGACGACCTCCGGAAACGCTCCGCCCGCTGGCAAATTACGCTCAACGACGGTATCAGCGACCTTATCGCCGATATGGAATACGACCTTCGGGACCGCCTTCGCCGGATCCAGCGGGAAGCTGAGACCGCCATTGACCAGGGGGACCCGGGACCCATCTGGGTGGAGTTTTCCAAGTGGCTGGAGGAACGCGCTGCCGCCGCCATTTCCGACACCTTCGTCTTAACCAGCGAGCGTGCGCAGGAGTTGGCTGCCCAGGTGGCTGAACACTTCGCCGCGGAGGACGTTACGCTGCCCGAGATGCGCGTCTCCGATTCCGGTGACGTCCTGGACCCGGTGGATGTCATGCCGGACATGGACGATGGACACCTTAACCCTGTGCAAAAAGTGCTGATCGGCATGCGCGGGTCTTACGGCGGCGTGCTCATGTTCGGGCTCCTGACCAGCATCTTCGGCATGGCACTGATCAACCCACTCTCCCTAAGCGCAGGCCTTCTGCTCGGACGCAAGGCCTACCGGGAGGACCAGGAAGCGCGGCTCAAGCGCCGGCAAAACGAAGCCAAGGCCCTGATCAGGCGGCAGCTCGACGACGTAACCTTCCAGGTTGGCAAGCAACTGAAAGACCGGCTGCGGCTCGTCCAGCGCGCCATCCGGGATCACTTCACCGAGATAGCGGACGAGCACCACCGGTCGCTGACCGATTCAGTGGCGGCAGCCCAAAAAGCTGCCACGATCTATGCACTGGAAAGGGACGCCCGCATTTCTAACATCAAAGCGGAACTCAGGAAAGTGGACGCACTTCGCCGGGCAGCAGAGGCTGTCTCTGTGGAGGTCCGGGATGTCGATGGATTGAAGTCTGCGGGAGCACAATGA